A region of the Falco peregrinus isolate bFalPer1 chromosome 19, bFalPer1.pri, whole genome shotgun sequence genome:
AGGGAGGGAAGGCTGGCACTGAGCCAGCACACTCCAGCCCAACGGGGGGACTGGTGGCATCTCAAGAGCTTGTCCTAAAAGCATGGAACCCCTCTGGatcgggggcgggggggaagcaCCATAGTTCCCACGGTTCCTGGCCATCCTGGTACAGCCCCGGTCACCATAACACCCACCCCCacttctggaagaagaaagcagcaataaTTAGACAACAGGAGGTGATAGTCTCCTTCCATACCACCCCTCTcccttaattttttctttccccagcagcCACGGGAATAACCAAATTTGCATCTTTTGGCCAAAAAGACTGACCCTCCTGACCCCTTCCCTGCCGGATTCCGTGCTGCTAACACTCCAAAGGCGggggcagaggaaaaaagctggttttttaTGTGCTGGAGCGAGTAAAAGCCACCGGGAAAATACCAGATAAAGGTGAATGAATTAGTTttatctattaaaaatacatttattgttTGTTCAGTCCTACCAAGGCCAGAGATGAGAGACAGACAAGGAAACCAGGGGGGTTTAGCCCAGCTCCGACGTGAGGATAAAGCAGCTTCGTTGACAGAACTGCCCacagttgggttttgttgttgttggttttaaaaaagataaagttTGCCGTTGCTGAACGTAGCTTTGCTGACGTGGCaggggtttttattttccaaagatgtCTCTGACCGAGCAGGACTCATTTCAACACTTTGTTACTTCTTGTTCTGCATTTTCAATGGTGAAAAACATGTtcacaaataaattttaacGCTGGGGCAGCCGGGTTGCAACGAGCCTTGAGGGATGGGACACGGGAGGGGGTTCGCCACCGCTGTGCCCCACCAAACCCACTCGGTTTCTGCCTCCGAGAAGCACCAGCCCTTTGTGCTGACTCAGCACCCAGGACCGCTGGGAACCCTGGAGTCCCCCCCAGCAGAAATCCCGTGTAACGAGTCAGGCGGGAGCAGTTTGGGTGACCGATGCCCACTGGGGTTTGCAGGGCTCCATGGAGCAGCTTCGTCCCGCTCAGCCGGGACTGGGGAGGCAGCGCCAGGTCCCGGCTGGGGGGTCTTACACCCCCACCGACTCTCCAAGCCACCACCAGCCCCTTGGTGCCTTTTTCCCAGACGGGGGGCTCGCTCCGGTCGCACCAGGGTAACCCTGACACCGGGTCAGACCCTTCCAACACTCACATCCACACCCCCAAAGAAAGTCTTTTCTAAGAAAACTTTACGCATCCCCAAATATTCCCTCTGGAGCTTTCTGTTTCCATCGCTGTGGCAGCTCTTGAGGAAAAGGAGCAGCGAGGGGGATGCACCAAGGAGGTGGAGATGCGCTCTGTCCCCCAGGTGAGTGCGAAAAGGACCGGTTTTCCATGTTCTCCAGCCAAAAACGATGCCAGGGAGATGGCACCTGCCTGCCGGCTGCGGGGCAGCGCCCAGGGAGCCCAGCTCCGGCGCCAGGGGGTCCCTCCGCTCGTGGAAATGCTCCCACCGCTCTTCCTTTTGGCAGCGTTCTGGTCCTGAACCACCCTGAGGGCTCATCCTGGCAGCCCAGGGAGTCAACCAGCATCCCGGCCCCTCTCCATCACCCCCCAGGCCCTTCACCACCCACTGTGCGGGGGTGTCAGTGGGAAAAATAAGCTTAAAGTATctaaactggggggggggggggggtgtttgcctgattttttaaagcaaatgtcaccttccctttctctttggGTTTTGACTGTTTGGGTTCTGCCTTGCTGCATCACTGCGGTCGTTTCTCAATGCGCCGCGTTAACAGAAGGGCTTGGatctggggttttggggtgcaAAATGCCACTCAGCCCTGACACAAATGTTTGCCCTGAAGCCACAGCGCCAGTGCCTGCACCAGCTGTTTGGTTCTTGccctgctttcttcctccttaaTTCCGCCACCTATGTCTCCAACCTGTTCCAGGCGTCCTGCAAAACCAGCTGGGATTTTGCAAAAAGCCCCTGGCGCAGCCGCATCTCCCCCCGCTCTACCCCAGAGCCAGCCCCTCTCCAAAGGGGAAGGGCTTTTcctcagccccttcccaccACAGGCCAGCAAACCAGCCCCAGCCTTTATTCCCaacagtgtttattttaaaaataaagtcgTATCGTTCTCCGCAGCCCCCACTGGGATGCAGAGCCGGGGGACACAGATCCGTGCTCACCGTAGGGGATGTTCCACCCGTGGCGCTCCCCGCACGTTCTCGGAGGCAGAGGCCAGCGCGGGATCTATTTGCACAAGCGTCTCCACATGGATCAGACTCCGGATCGTCTGCGGCCGTGGGAAGGCGAAAGCCGGCACGCACAGCACCAGAGTCCCGGGAAAACGGAGTTGGGGGCAACTTATGGCACCGTTCATCTGCAGCTGGGGGgcctgtccccttccccaggggCATTTCTCATGGAGAGGCAGAGATGCCCCCCCGGAGCAATGTCAGCTTTGGATATTGGGAGCGAAAAGGCAGAGTCTGAAGGCAGGGaagcgggggcggccgggcacAGCGCGGGAAGGGAGTGCGCCGGGAGCGCTCACATCTTGGGGAAGCTGGCGAGGTTGGCGATGCCGCAGGCGTTGTTCATGTTGCGCGCCAGGAGGACGTAGCCCTTGTTGCCCCACTCCTCACCCCAGCTGTGGGGGGAAAAGGCAGagcctgagctgctgccagagctgccgGCAACCCCCCCCTTCCCGGGGAAAAGGCCCTGCTGTACCTGTTCTTGATGATCCAGTGCTTGGTGCCCTTCTGCGTGCCGTAGCCCACCGCCAGCACCGCATGGTTGATGTTTTCGGCGTTGCAGCTCTCGTCATAGTACACACCTGGGGAGCGGAACGGAGGGTTACGCTCTGGATAAACCACGTGGCCGTGTCTCAGTTTCCCTGAGCTGCCCCGTGGGCACTGAACggggctccccccagcccctcaccccgGCTGTAGAACTGGAAGGAGGGCAGGCTGGCATCAATGCCTACGGAGACGGGTCCGATCCTGGCCACGGCCCTTTTCAAAGCTTTCTCGTTCCCTTCGGGGATTTCCCGGTAGCCGCGGCACTTGGCTGCCTTCCCGGTGGGGCTGTACATGCAGCTTTCGTCCTGCGTGGGACCAGCAAGGTCAAGGTGAGACGGGGATGGGGGGGCAGCCGGGGAGGAGCAGATAGCCACTGtccccccctccagccccagacCTGGCCGATGTAAGGGTAGGCGTCCTCCGAGTCGATGCCGCGGTTCTGCCGGACGTAGTCGAAGGCGTTGGTCATGTAGCCGCCGCCGCAGCCGTCGTTGTTGGCCACACAATCCACCAGGTTTTGGGggctgagggagagcagcttcCCCGTCTTCCGCTTCAGCTGCCCCTCCAGCGCGCCCACCGAGCTGAACGCCCAGCACGAGCCGCACTGGCCCTGTGGGGACACGATGGGTGACACCGAGGTGGTCACCCCACTCTGGGCACCCCTGGGAGCACCCTGCTCACCTGGTTCTTGACGGGTGTCACGTagcctttcctcctccagtCCACGGTAGCCGGGGCTCTCTCGGTCCAATCGGGGACGTAGAGCGTCTCATTGCGACGTGGGCGGTCGTGGGGCACCTTCAAGCCCGTCATTGTCCTCACCACCTCCTCGCTGGTCTGGGGAAGGAGCCCAGGATGGATGAGCGCAGCTCCGGGCAGAGCAGCACctgtgggtgctcagccccCTCTCTCCCACCCTGTTACTGTCGCCCCCCCACCGCGGTGATGCTCACCATGTCACCCAGGTGGTTCATGGCCAGCTCGAAGGTGTGGACACCCAGCGCGTGCTCCAGGTTGTGGGTGTTGATGTACTTGAGG
Encoded here:
- the CTSK gene encoding cathepsin K isoform X1; its protein translation is MGTSCPSSCDACAWPALPQQGPSPTGGQGVQGPSVRLLPGMWWPTLVALLVPAAVAQLHPQQELDAQWDLWKKTHRKQYNGEADEVTRRLIWEKNLKYINTHNLEHALGVHTFELAMNHLGDMTSEEVVRTMTGLKVPHDRPRRNETLYVPDWTERAPATVDWRRKGYVTPVKNQGQCGSCWAFSSVGALEGQLKRKTGKLLSLSPQNLVDCVANNDGCGGGYMTNAFDYVRQNRGIDSEDAYPYIGQDESCMYSPTGKAAKCRGYREIPEGNEKALKRAVARIGPVSVGIDASLPSFQFYSRGVYYDESCNAENINHAVLAVGYGTQKGTKHWIIKNSWGEEWGNKGYVLLARNMNNACGIANLASFPKM
- the CTSK gene encoding cathepsin K isoform X2, which gives rise to MLGVRLLPGMWWPTLVALLVPAAVAQLHPQQELDAQWDLWKKTHRKQYNGEADEVTRRLIWEKNLKYINTHNLEHALGVHTFELAMNHLGDMTSEEVVRTMTGLKVPHDRPRRNETLYVPDWTERAPATVDWRRKGYVTPVKNQGQCGSCWAFSSVGALEGQLKRKTGKLLSLSPQNLVDCVANNDGCGGGYMTNAFDYVRQNRGIDSEDAYPYIGQDESCMYSPTGKAAKCRGYREIPEGNEKALKRAVARIGPVSVGIDASLPSFQFYSRGVYYDESCNAENINHAVLAVGYGTQKGTKHWIIKNSWGEEWGNKGYVLLARNMNNACGIANLASFPKM